gctaatttattgagatgcacctgtacatgtatttacatgtaacttacattctatataaatatattttaaatatataaacattaaaaaaaaaactgtacatgcatgtgtgtgtgtgtgtgtgtgtatttctatatacataacacatataaacacacattttatgtATACAAACAATTTGGATACAATCagtcgtgattaatcatttgacagtatTACGTTTTACGAacctgcttttttattttattttattattattattttttttgttctcctGTCGTCCAGATAGAAAAAGCCAAGCCGATCAAGTGTGGGACGTTTGGAGCCACATCTCTCCAGCAGAGGCATCTGGCCACGGGGGACTTCGACGGCACTCTGAGTGTTTGGTAGGATAACGTTTGGTTGTTTAGTGGTTTTGGCAGACGGCTGCAGTGATGGGCGATCTGAGATCACACCTTGCTTTGCAGGAATCTGGAGATGCCAGAGAGCCCGGTGTACTCAGTGAAAGCACACAAGGAGATCATCAACAGCATTGATGGAGTGGGGGGCCTGGGCATCGGGGACGGGCCCCGGAGATCATCACTGGGAGCCGAGATGGTGACTACACTTACTTTGACCACTTTTGATCACGCATACATAGACACTGTACTTTATTTGACTAGGAACTGACGCTGATATGTTGGTtctcaatgttttattattattattttctttctacgGTGCTTTATGCAGTACAGGTGTTTCAACACAGATGAGGAATGAGcagtcagttcagttcaataaatgTGGAAACCTCATTTATTACGAAACCAATTCATTTCAGCTAGAAGCAGCTCTGCAGGAGGcagtgatgtcatcgtccagCTGCGTTCACGTTTAGTTTGTTCTCATCTGATAATCACGTGTGTGTGGTTTTATCAACAGGCACAGTCAAAGTGTGGGACTCCAGGCAGAAGGACACGCCTGTGGTGAACATGGAGCCCATGGAGGGAGAAACCAAGAGAGACTGCTGGACCGTTGCTTTCGGTGGGGGCTTTTGTGACTCATATTGTAGGCGTCCCATTAAAACATAGGAATAAAGGAGTTCTCATGCTCATGCAAAGTCTCAAAATATCATGAGGGCTTTCCATAGTGTGCTTAACCCTGGGTTATCGTCGTTCTGAACCCTtttttatagtctgaaaaattCATTTTAGGAAAAACAGTAATTTCCGGGCTTTTAAAcatcattgaaaataataaaactctAAAACAACTTCATTGAATGGCCTTTGTGAATGCAGTCTCTGTAACTGTAATTTGATAAAATCAGTCACAAACAAATGCAGGGTCACACGTTCATTGGTCGAAAGGAGCAGAAGCTCACACTGAAATCTGTTCAGAAGTGTAAGGCCCTTAAATActtcatttcaaatcaaatctccatctGTGTTTTATCTCCAGATCATGCTTTCAATGAGCAGGACCGCTGTGTGTGTGCTGGATATGACAACGGTGACATCAAGCTATTTGATCTCAGAAATATGTCTTTACGATGGGAGAAAACATCAAAAACGGGGTAAGTGGGTTAGATACATGGATATATTGCTAGATAAGCTTTGATGAGAGATGCAACGATTCACAGTTGCGATGCGATTGAAGATATTTCAcagaattattttctttttatagctTTAAGAGATTTAAGCCGGCCGGACAAggcttcacaatatgttaaggagcgtaacatttccgtcacatgcttgaggtttTCGGACAATCACGACTTTTCACTTTTCAGACCGATAAGCTTTGTGAAAATCTACACATTTCAGAAaacagggcatagaggagaaacaataatgtacagtatgtggaaaataacgtgttttttttaaccattaactgcataaacatatttcattaagccaaatacacaacataatgttgtTTTTAGCCTTTAACATCTCAACTGACCTGAACTGTCACATATTTGGTTCGGTGTTGGAGATAACCCAATATAATTTAAtcaattactttttcaaattaactAGTAAAGTAAAGCATTAAATTAACAAGAAAACATCAGagctatgtttttttaaaaagtaacgcaaGTTACTTTGTTTCCTTGTCTATTCACAGTCCCTGTGTTGAGAGAAATGTAGGCATTTTCTTCAGTCTGAGGCTTATTCACTCACTCTTGGTATGAAAGGGCCTTTACAGtcaccaaaaatataacttttggtttttctgttattaaaaacaaaaaagcaaacgCAAAAGTAACACAATGCACTAattactttacataaaaaaagtaatgcaattaCTTATTCTACAGAGTaatacaatattgtaatgcattacttttaaaagtaactttccccaacactgatttTGTTCGTTACAAAACTAAAAAGCTTTTTCAGTGTACATTATTAAAGGCCTCTGGACACCTAATCAGTGCTGTCTAGCTGCCTGTGTAGACTGTGTAGTGTTCACTAGAGAGCGATCGGCTGTGTGCTCAAGTGCACTTCATCTGCAGATAACCTGTGCCCAGTGTCAGCTAGTCATTCACTCTCATCTGAAATGCATGTGAACGTTGCCTGTGAAGAAATACGGTTACAAATAAAGGTTGATTTAAATTCGAAGAGCACAAATGTAATCCGATCTGATTCAGTTTCAGATGGCCAGGGATTATAAAGTGTCTGAGCAGGAATAGGAACAGGGTTTCTGTCACGAACGACGCAGCGGAGGCGTCCGGTGTGGAGAGCTGCTTCATGTAGCGCGAGTAGATCCAGTGAAACAGATTAAAAAACAACTTCTGTGTGTCTTTGTCTTCCGCAGGTGTGCTCTGTTGAATTTGACAGGAAAGACATCAACATGAACAAACTAGTGGCCACGTCTTTAGAGGGCAAGTTTCATGTGTTTGACCTGAGGACGCAGCACCCTGCCAAAGCCTTCGCTTCAGTGTCGGAGAAGGTAGACCACACTCAACACTAGGATCATTTACAGAAATGAACAGTGACTGTCGGGTTTTGATTGATTTATGTGAAGAATGATCATGAAAAATGTTATTTGActtcatgcatttacattttaagctTAAAAAATGATGGAAAAGCGGCATAAAAAGTATTATATAAGATGTGTGCACTACGTTAATTCTTCTAAAGCCAAATGATGACTGTAAGGTTTCAAATCAATACATGATAACAAATATTTGAAGGGAATATTTCATTGAATAAAGACTGAATTCTGTCTGTTCTTCAGAAGACTTAGCTGTAGCACACGAGGCACAGACCTTTTATAATCGCTTTTGCACATTTACTGTTAAAGCACAAACTCTGAGGGGTCTTCTGATCGATCCACTGTTTTAACTGACGTTGATGATGAGCACTGTTTGCAAATGTTGAAATTTGACACATGGTCTTAAAAACGCACCTCTCATGTGCGAGATGCTGCAAAAGATGCGAGCGCACATTTACATAGAAAACTGAgtgaatgaaatattattactcttATTCTCTTTTCAGAGTGTTGAACATTTGCTTCCTGTATTTCAGGCTCACAAGTCTACAATATGGCAAGTGAGGCATTTGCCTCAGAACCGCGACATCTTCCTGACGGCCGGTGGAGCCGGTAATCTGCATCTATGGAAATAGTAAGTGATTCCTTTGAGAGAATGTCTTTAACATCTGAAGAGTGTTTTGTTCATATTCTTCCTGTGCACTTCTTGATATATCATTGTTGGTGTGTTGTCACAGTGAGTATCCAGCCCAGAGGACTAAAAAGGGTGCGGATGATGTAGACATGGGCGTAGCTGGCTCGGTGAACCTCCTGCAGAACGTGACTCTGTCCACACAACCCATATCCAGTGTAGACTGGAGCCCGGACAAACAGGGCCTGTGTGTCTCCTCTTCATTTGACCAGTCTGTCTAGTCCTCATCGTGACCAAACTCAGCACCGTCTGACTGAACATCTCCAACAGACTGGAATGACTGTTACATGCACATCTCAAGTTCATACTATATTCGAGTTCTTGATTTTTAAGAAAACGATAAATCTTTGTGATATTCGCCGGTGTTCTTATGCACATTGTGAAGACCATGATGAAGTTATTTTATGACTCAaagaatgtaattaaaaatatacattttgtcttTGCAGTGTTTTATCAGCTTGTAATAATTTGCTCGGCCTCTTAACTGAGGTGTTTTTCAGGCTGATGTCACACTTCCTCCTCTCTTTCTGTAACGCCTTACTTCTGAAGATCCAGTCAATTCCCCGTCATCCCATCTTACGTTTTCTCCATGCATATCTAGTTTCACACTGACTAAAATATATGTGCTGGAATAGATTTTGACCAAAGCATCGGTTAATATTCAGAGTGCATTTAAATAAGGCATTTCCAGTCTCTCAGCTCCTGGTCCTCCACTGACTTGTCATGAATTCCAGCGTAAACTCTCCTCAGAAGTCTGCTCATGAACTTCCCTTCAACTGCTTCAGTATATTTTGTAAGACATCCTTACGAGCATCAGCAGTAACATTACTCAGACTGAAGCTAAATGTCACACATAAATGGATATACAGCTAAAGAGCAGATCTTTCCCAGTCCCGTGACTTTTTTGGCCAGGTTGGTCAGTAGCTGAGTATGTTCATACAGTTCATGTTTCATCAGAATATGCAGAATCTCTCCTGTAATGAAAGGTTTGTTCACAGACCAGCATCAGCAGGAATCTACTGTAAACGTCCACAGCAGTCAGAGGATCCTCCTCCAAAAGCAGACTGGCCAGCTCAGTGTACACATCATGTTGTACTAGTGAAGTGCACTAATATGATGTGAAATGTGTCCCTGCATGCTAACCAAGACTCCGCTCAAGAGTCATGTCAGTGACCTCCAGGTAAACACGACAGGATTGTTTCTGTGAGTCAGCGGTTCTGGCTTATCTCTGCAGGATCCCCAGATGTCTCAGCCACTGGTTTGACCTCAAGACTTTCACGTTTGTCCTTTTCTTCATCAAGCTTTCCACCATGTCTGCtctaatttaaaggggtcatggcCTGAGAAATCTAAATTCCCTTGATCCTTTGACATGTAATATGTCATTGTaacataaaaacatcctgtaagtttcagaactccaACTTACTTGCTAGACTAAACACTTGCATTGGAAAAGCTTATATTGAAGGCAGTCTGCCGAAACAGCTTGTGGAGTGTTACATTCTTAtgatgatgtaatagtgtggataaGCACCACCTCTACAGGAGCAGATCGACTCCTGCTTCTACTTCtttgcctgtttagccccacccaccgattcatTACTGTCTGTTTAGCCCTGGGCACTGATTCATTACCGTCTGTTTAGCCACTCCCACCGATTCTACATTACTTTCTATTTAACCCCGCCCAcagattattactgtatgtttagccacacccaccgattctacatgaCTTTCTATTTAACCCCGCCCACAGATCAATTACTGAATGTTTAGCcacgcccaccgattctacattaCTTTCTTTTTAGCCACGTCCGCCGATTCCACATTACTGTCTGTTTAGCCACGCCCACCGATATTACATTGCTTTCTGTTAAGCCCTGCCCACCGATTCATTACTGTGTTTAGCCACGCCCACATATTCTACATTACTTCCTTTTTAGCCCTGCACACCGATTAATTACTGTCTGTTTAGCCACACCCACCGATTCCACATAACTGTCTGTTTAGCCACGCCCACCGATATTACATTGCTTTCTGTTAAGCCCTGCCCACCGATTCATTACTGTGTTTAGCCACGCCCACATATTCTACATTACTTTATTTTTAGCCCTGCCCACCAATTACTGTGTTTAGCCACGCCCACAGATTCTACATTACTTTctttttagccccgcccaccgattaaTTACTGTCAGTTTAGTCACGCCCACCGATTCTACCTTACTGTCTGTTTAGCCACACCCACCGATTCCACATAACTGTCTGTTTAGCCACGCCCACCGATATTACATTGTTTTCTGTTAAGCCCTGCCCACCGATTCATTACTGTGTTTAGCCACGCCCACATATTCTACATTACTTTATTTTTAGCCCTGCTCACCAATTACTGTGTTtagccacgcccacagtttctaCATTACTTTctttttagccccgcccaccgattgaTTACTGTCAGTTTAGTcacacccaccgattctacattaCTGTCTGTTTAGCCACGGCCATCCATGTAGTTTTTaagctttaagccctggctcgcactggcccgacagttgGAATGCGGCTACTGTATGAGCTTAAATGGCACTTTTCTGAAAATGTGTTTGACTTTGGTATTTAATGTTCATGactttattgttgtttttcatcTCCCCCTGCAGATTTGTTATTCTTAGAGTAGGCCTgtcaaaaacaacacatttatttctgcagaaaataaaataacaataataattttactgtttaatgcattaaaaatatttatctcAATTAATGTAACATCGTTTTTCCTATTCTGACGGAAACCCGGAAAAATCTGTGTTAAGCGGGGATCAAGCCTATCTGTGTTAAGGGTTAATCAAGCCAAAGAAATGAAAGACTAGGTCTGATTGTTATTTAGGTGGAACGGAAGAGAGTTTTGAAAGCTATGGGATTGCTAAGGTGTTGTTAACAATGTTTATAGAAGCATTTGACAGGAGAGTTAGACATTCTCCGGTCGAGCTCTGATTCCAGAACTTTCCAGGCCTCTCTCAAGGGACACTTTTGACCTCTGCATCAGCATGTCAATATATGGAGCTGAAAATATAGCGTTTGGTTCACTGCATACAAAcatgacacagacacacacacacacacacacactaatgggAGTGTCAGAATGTATGAAGGGTTCTCTCACCTCTGATGTACTGACACTGGCTCATTTGTTCAGGGCACTTCATGCTAACGGACACTCAAGCGTTCACATCACAGGCCGATACACAGGAAGTGGATATCTACtaacatttattgttatattctttcattttctcagaatgttttttttttcttcctcccttGGCATCACTTCAGTGAATAAAAGAATGGAAACTGTCAGAGTCCAAAAATGATTTACTTGTTATTAggttgtattacattttaaagtaattttaatcaCACTACAGTTGCTTTCTTATCGATTACATAGTcacacaaaattaataaattatgcataaattATTGATCAATTACATGAATACTGATTAATACCGATTCATTTTTACTTGAATGGTCACTCAGTATGTTATTTTATCATGTATTAATATGTCTTTAGAAAAGCTTTTGTCTTTTtgtcaaacacattaaaatgcacaaatttgtTATTACTTAGTTATATTTAAGGATTCCCAAACTTTCTTAGCCAAACTTGTTTCACCTAAAATATTCACTTGAACTATATTCGGAGAATtgaaaagaaatgttttaatgaattaagACATTCTGTGACTCTGGtgaatggtcacatgacatgcaggaaaacagttaaaatatttcatttttttagtattattgtttGGATTGTTACTTTAAAATGAATAGCTTTAatagtttaattaatattttttaattaatagctTTTTATCAAAATCATGAACCCAGTTTGAGAAAACTTGATGTAATGCAATGCTTAATGGATTTCATGTagtaaattgtgtatttttatatcaatatggtaacATGGTTATCCTTGTATTATGTAATTTGGAATGAATAATAGACTACAATTTGcgagtaatctacccagcactgctAAACTATTAGAAAAAGTATTGCTTATATCGAAAAATAATTTCACAATGGAAGAATATAACCCCAAAATATCATGGACATACTACTCTACACTCTTTGACAGTTTTCGTTCAGACACTGCTAGTAAATTACACAATTAATTATGAGGAAAAGGcaagtaacattaaattaaacacagcAATTTAAAGCAGAaggactgaaaataaaataaaaatgaaaacatggcAGCACTGAGGGTCTTGTGGGCAGTGGCAGGTTTTAGTTCTTACTGGAGTGTTTGCGTCATCTGCTGACGTCACCTTTATAATAATGACTGTTTCTCCCGCATTTAACACGAGGGTTCAGAGCAAGCCATGTCATTCACAGCAGTCTCAGTCATGATAATGCGGATAAGTTGTGGCATTACCTTCCTCTGGCATTATTGCTTGCCCACCCACATCCCTCTGATCCTGATATAAATTGCATTACTAGaactaaaaatcttttttaaaaaacGAAACATTTTCTTACAAACTTATGTGATTTCTTCTgataaaatgtcatgaaaatcaCAGTTTGCTTAAACTTTGCTATGGAAAGGTAGATCAACTCTGCTGTTTAATGAATGGTATGatgatgatgtgttttttttacttatgttaAACACATCAATATTGCAACATTTTAGATAAATACATtcagtttaatgtttaatataggTCATCTTCCAAACTGAGATTGTGACTGGTGAGGCATCATCAGTTCTCTCTATGCTGCCCCCCAATGGATGAATCCGGAACTACCTGGAAAGTTCATGAACTTGCTGGTGCTGATGACACACAGTATAAAGCTGAGAGACTCCCAGAACTGGAGTCAAATCTAAAAGCCTTACGACGCCACCAGAGAGACAACTCGACTGAGGAGCAAAACTAAAAGCCATTGAAAATGTTGAGCCTGCATGGATTCCAGCCTTCCCTCAGCTCATTCATGGGAATGGACTGGCCAGTGCGCAGTCTCTGGCCGGAGATCACATCTCTTTACAGACACGGAGAGGAACTGCAGGAGCTGAAGAGAAGCCTGGAGCAGCTGGAGAAACTTCAGGATAAGATCCTTGAGGAGATCCAACTGATGCCACCCTCACAGGAGATCTACCCAGTGGCCTGCACAATAGAGAAAGAAGGAAGCGGCTTTGCTTTGACGCTGGACACTAAAGACTTTTCCCCAGAAGAACTGTCAGTCAGACAGGTGGGCAGGAAGCTGCATGTCAGCGGAAAGAGTGAGAAGAAGCACGAGGATAGAAAGGGGTCGTACTCTTTCAGAACCCAAGAGTTCAGGCGGGTGTTTGATCTTCCTCAAGGAGTGAATCCTGAGGCGGTGACCTGCTCCATGGCTGATGGAAAGCTCTATATACAGGCACCAGTAAATCAGCCATCAGATGCCGCTGAGAGGATGCTGCCCATTGACTGTCAAACTGTGAAGACAACGCAGCCGGAGACAGCAGACACCAGCACCACCCAGACGAGCTGAAAGCATCGAGGATGAGATCTGCTCAACTCTACTGGACTACATGATGACctctcattttatatttttagatataagtctttggttattgttttgtttaagtgttgtaatagaagaaaaaaaaacaccttctattgaacaatgtataaataatgaGATAAAATGTCATCTTCCGTTGATTTGCTCTTCTCCTCATCATAAAGGAAAGTTGTAAATCATACCCTGAGATCATGTCTGTATAAGAGGGAAAAAACTGTGACTCATTTTGTCCAAAACAGACATTATATTTGTGAATACTCATCTACAATAACAAATGCTGGAAAATATTTACAGTTATGAATAAAAAGACCAAATTTGAACActgacattttattataatgttacCGTGGTAAAGGATAAACATCTTAATTGAAATACGAAGCAAAAaagtgtatattaaaaatattttaaataaatattttactacaGATGGAATGCCAACACATTTGGTCAGTGTTCATGTCTGATCTTTAGTGTTGGAGAGTTGGGTCACTACAAGCCTAGTGAAGCCGCTAGTTTTTAACTTAACCAGTTTTTCAGTAGTAAAGATGTAGCAGCAGGGTATTGATATAAGCTACAACAGTGTGTTCCTGGATGAAACATAAATCACAATAAGctttagagcaaaaaaaaaaaacaaaaaaaaacactattatgtTTTCTGCTACTATAGTTTTAAAGTTGTTAGTTTCAACCAGCTCTACTTCACCCGTCTCTTGAAACTGGAattaaacaaacaacaagattGAGAATGAACAAAATGGATCCTTTAATTCCCTTTTAgcataatgaaatgtaaaatttaaacagatatgaagaaaagaaacaaacaaaaaggggaaaatcacatttttttatgttaccatTTTACTTTGTTGATGTCTTTCTCTTACATAAATATGaaagaaattaaagtaaaattgtATTCTTCAAAAATGTGAATGTCTTAATTCACTCTGAAAGGAAAGAACATTATGCAAATTGTAATGACTTGTCTTATTTCAGCTCACAATGTAAATGAGCTATAGATTAGTTCTTACATGTCAAAATGTGTAGAACAGCTAAGCTTtctataaatgaaaacaaaacagcttATTGGGAAAAGTCTCAAAACtgtaattaacttttatttctaCAGAATTCAAAAATTAAAAGGTTAACTTCGTTACCCTTTAAATGTGTATAATAATCACTCAAAAGCTTGAAGGTGATGTTCACTCAATGTTCCCCATTTTAAACGCTCACTAGCACAAAGTTTACCCCATAGTTCAACCATAAACATTCACAAGTGTTCATTTAACAGTTCAACACCGTTCACAGGTATTGTCCATCCAAAGGTTCAGTAACAATGTTCACTGGTCCCAGGCTCAACCTAAGCTGGCGataaaataaaggaaacaaattaaaaatagccCTTCTGTTGTAGATGTGGATTGTGCTTGGGAGCGTTGTGGCATTAAAGAAAATGCCCCTTCAGACCAGTGAGCAAATATAAAGTACTCACGAACCATAGCTATCCTTCAAGGTTACTTGTTCCAGGTGATCCACAAGCAGGAGAAGGAAGCAGAACGATGAGAAGATGGATGAGAACGCTTCTCCAACATTATCAGCAGAGATCAGTGAGCATCTTGGAAACTGGAGCACTGACTATCTGAAAAGCAGAaacatatgtttattttacataaaaatcagCAAACTGCAAAAAAGCAGGAACAGAATTCATCTCCAGTCACCTGTGAGCAGAACAGGATTGGAGAAATGGAAAAGGAGAAAAACACAAGCGCTTCAAAGGTGAGCTACAACATAGCCACATATAGTATTTATAGCCAACCAAAATATTGGCTATTTGAGCCAAAAATATTCATGGTATCAGTATTGgcctatttgttttttgtttttgtttttatttgtatagcctgtgataattaatacattacaaaaacactctaaaaataaaaaactaggcTACATTATGAATGAAAAAAGTAATCACACTCCTCTACATCTGTTACTATCATCGCTTGGATTGCAGTGCCACACACTTTCTTTTTGAACGTAACTTTTCTTCAGTCTCTCATTGAaggaaaatcacatttttaaaagaagGCACGTGAGGAGGGGGCGAATATTTGACAAATTACGCCATGTCCACAAATACACAGgtatttttataaagtttttccttccgtttttaaaaatgtctgcatccacatgaaaatgcaaacGTATGTTATTACATGAAGCTGAAGCTCTGTCAAGACCACGCCAAGccaacaggtggcgatataatcTCAACCGTAAAGCCATGTTGGTCCATCAGAAGTGTGAAAAAGTTTCCAGTAGATGGAGTTAACAGCATAGGCTCTTACATCACAGGCTAAAATCTCCAGTTTCGCTGTCTACAAAAATCTTCACCCTGGCAGGAGTTTTCAAACATCTTCAGTTTCAGTGACCTGATTCTGTGTTTGCATGTGGACGAATGGCCAAATCACACAGAAAAAGCTGCGTTTTTGAAAATAACTGCATTCTTGTGGACAGGGCCTTACATTTTTGCACTGATTGGCTATTAACTGTCAGCAGACAGAGTTTCAatgcattggagaaaaacattCCAAGTAATGCACAAAACGTGTGTACACACATTAATTTGTTCTTAACCTCATCTTAATGTAAGTGAATTTAGAGTTCTCTAAATAAGCAGCTGCATGCATACGGTCAGTCATTTGCATGGAACACACCCAAAATAAGTGCTTTCCGCACAACCTTTCCTTTACAGCACTTTAGTCAACATATGCCGCTTTCTACAGACACACTCCTGCCAGATCCTTGAGCAATGCCAAGTGTGCAGACTTCAAAATGAGTTCAATCACAGTAAACACCATTTATACAGACCCAGTTTACAGAGTTCTCATTAGCTGGCTCTACATATACATAATCAGTGCAAAACCTCACAGATTCACATAGTTGAATTGAAAACAACTCTGGAATGTCTAGctttgaatgttattttattacCTACAATGAATTTTCACCTTCATATAACACTGCTTTTTATGATGAATTAAGTCTTGTTGCTAAACAACTTGATTCTTATAGAGAAACTGTATGGTATGGTGATTATAATATTAATTGGTCGGGAAAAAGtggtaaacaaaaattaaaaacaattatgacaaaatttaATTATCTACAAATGATTAAAGGGCCCACTAGGATAACAAGGCAGACCAAGACCCTGATTGATATGGCGTTTACCAATAAACCAGAACATATAACAAGGACGTACAATCTGATAACAGGTCTCTCAGACCACAACATGATTCTGACAGTTAGAAAACTGACCAGCAAGTGGCTACAGTATTTTGGCAAAACTGGTTgtgataaattataatttatcattCCTGGAGCTAAAACTGTGCAGTTCGAAAGAGAACTTAATAACTTAAATTGGGAGCAGATCATGGCTTTGGATGATGTAGATGAGTGCTGTAATTCTATGACTACAGCTATTTCAGGATTAATAGAcacatttctaataaaaaaaagatgtagtAAGAAAGACACTGTACCATGGATAAGTAATGAACTCAGAAAGCTTATGAAGAAGAGAGATCTGGCTCTGAAAAAATCATTATGCTCAAAAATGAATACTGATTTGTTAACCTACAAAAGTCTAAGAAATAAAGTGGTGTTAGAACTACGTAAAGCAAAAGTTTCATATTATACTCAACTTATAGGTAATGCTAAAGGCAATACTAATTCCATTTGGAGACAATTAAACAATCTGACtaataaaccaaataaacagGGGATCAAGGAACTTAACATAAATGGAAAGAACATAAATAACGCCGTTATGGCTAAtgaattaaattcatattttgtgcattcagtagaagaactaataaaatattttgaatctaAAGACTTCAATTATACAACTGGAGTGACTTCTGTAGATTCATTTCATATTACAGAGGTTCCGGAGACAAACATCttagaaattattaataaattgtctaattccaaaacaaattatttatatatgatgAATAGTTGTAACAGTGTTAGTTAAACCTCTTACATATCTTGTCAATCTTTCTATAAGAACCTGTACATTTCCTTTaggatggaaaaatgcagtaatTGTTCCAGTATTTACGTAAATCTGGAAGTCAGGACTCTATGTGTAACTATCGTCCCATATCTATTTTACCTATTTTATCTAAAGTTATTGGGAAAGTTGTAGCAGCACAAATGGTTGATCACTTAGAAGCCAATCAGTTCCTCCACCCACAGCAGTTTGGTTTTAGATCAGGTTATTCCACTGAAATTGCAAACTgctgttttattgaaaatgtaaagaaatcaCTGGATAGGGGT
The Carassius auratus strain Wakin chromosome 38, ASM336829v1, whole genome shotgun sequence genome window above contains:
- the LOC113057413 gene encoding heat shock protein 30-like — translated: MLSLHGFQPSLSSFMGMDWPVRSLWPEITSLYRHGEELQELKRSLEQLEKLQDKILEEIQLMPPSQEIYPVACTIEKEGSGFALTLDTKDFSPEELSVRQVGRKLHVSGKSEKKHEDRKGSYSFRTQEFRRVFDLPQGVNPEAVTCSMADGKLYIQAPVNQPSDAAERMLPIDCQTVKTTQPETADTSTTQTS